One Azoarcus sp. DN11 DNA segment encodes these proteins:
- a CDS encoding FIST N-terminal domain-containing protein, with amino-acid sequence MSPASFVLAHAAHPDWRIAFARAHNQLQAQFAARRAEHPDAAPFTLGWCYLSDYYAANAEAIVAALRDDLPDIAWVGTDGIGVAATGIEYFDEPALVLMLAPLPRDAFRLFSGLQPLPLHPSDFVAHTALVHAEATAPDVQELLQELAARTTTGYLFGGLSSARTHTLQIADRVLDGGLSGVAFTSEIGLVSRVTQGCQPVGPQRMVTEGEGNYAIRLDGRPALECLLVDLGLDGELDEDELLEALSDTLVGLRRSGEGDRLAPPGRFGGETLVRHLVGVDPQHQVLAVGDEVAVGTWLTFCTRNPGAARADLVRIADEVRAELAASGECAAGALYVSCSGRGGPHFGAPHAELRALREALGDVPLAGFFAGGEIARDRLYGYTGVLTVFTTPA; translated from the coding sequence TGCAGGCGCAGTTCGCCGCGCGGCGCGCCGAACATCCCGATGCCGCCCCGTTCACGCTCGGCTGGTGCTACCTCAGCGACTACTACGCCGCCAACGCCGAAGCGATCGTCGCCGCGCTGCGCGACGACCTGCCGGACATCGCCTGGGTCGGCACGGACGGCATCGGCGTCGCCGCCACCGGCATCGAATACTTCGACGAACCCGCGCTGGTGCTGATGCTCGCCCCCCTGCCGCGCGACGCCTTCCGCCTCTTCTCCGGCCTGCAGCCGCTGCCGCTGCACCCCTCGGATTTCGTCGCGCACACGGCACTGGTGCACGCCGAAGCCACCGCCCCGGACGTGCAGGAACTGCTGCAGGAGCTGGCTGCACGCACCACGACCGGCTACCTGTTCGGCGGCCTGTCGTCGGCGCGCACCCACACGCTGCAGATCGCCGACCGCGTCCTCGACGGCGGGCTGTCGGGCGTCGCGTTCACGTCGGAAATCGGACTGGTCTCGCGCGTCACGCAGGGCTGCCAGCCGGTCGGACCGCAGCGCATGGTCACCGAAGGCGAAGGCAACTACGCGATCCGCCTCGACGGCCGGCCCGCGCTCGAGTGCCTGCTCGTAGACCTCGGCCTGGACGGCGAGCTCGACGAGGACGAACTTCTCGAAGCACTGTCGGACACGCTCGTCGGCCTCAGGCGCAGCGGTGAGGGCGACCGGCTGGCACCGCCGGGCCGCTTCGGCGGCGAGACCCTCGTCCGCCACCTGGTCGGCGTCGATCCGCAGCATCAGGTCCTCGCGGTCGGCGACGAGGTCGCCGTCGGCACCTGGCTCACGTTCTGCACGCGCAACCCCGGGGCGGCCCGCGCGGACCTCGTGCGCATCGCGGACGAGGTCCGCGCCGAACTCGCCGCGAGCGGCGAATGCGCGGCAGGCGCGCTGTACGTCAGCTGCTCGGGCCGCGGCGGCCCCCACTTCGGCGCGCCGCACGCCGAACTGCGGGCCCTGCGCGAGGCCCTCGGCGACGTCCCGCTGGCCGGCTTCTTCGCCGGCGGCGAAATCGCGCGCGACCGCCTGTACGGCTACACCGGCGTGCTCACCGTGTTCACGACCCCCGCATGA